The following proteins are encoded in a genomic region of Candidatus Manganitrophaceae bacterium:
- a CDS encoding insulinase family protein, whose product MKKLLFFVPWLILTTSGVGAQTLADRVIEYTLSNGLRVLMVERHQVPTVSFRIVYNVGSTDEVSGITGVAHLYEHMAFKGTRTLGTSDFEKEEKVLAKIEKLNDMIVLEERKGSNAEPGRLEVLKEKFTLLQEEAGQWVVPNEVGEIYDRNGAVGFNASTSRDVTSYIVSLPANRVPLWIAIESDRMANPVLREFYKERDVVLEERRMSVETSPIGKLYETFLSTAFVAHPYGYPTLGWPSDVGSLSATKTALFFKTYYAPNNTIIALVGDFKAAEVLPLLEASFGTIPSGPLPPKVVTVEPPQRGERRVEVEDESNPRLLIGYHKPNLHHPDDAVFDVIDSLLSMGRTSRLYKKLVKEEKVAVSVSSRAGSPGARYPSLFTISATPRAPHTTLELEEAIYAVLERLKTEPPTEKELQKVITNIDASLIRSLRSNSGLAAQLSYFEAVADDWRYTLRNRDAIAKVTGEDVMRVARTYFIKKSRTVATLVQQEKKSNDKEIAQ is encoded by the coding sequence GTGAAGAAACTTTTATTTTTTGTTCCATGGTTGATTTTGACAACAAGCGGGGTTGGGGCCCAGACCTTGGCTGATCGTGTCATTGAGTATACGCTCTCAAACGGCCTAAGGGTCCTGATGGTCGAGCGGCATCAGGTGCCAACGGTCTCCTTCCGTATTGTTTACAACGTTGGTTCTACGGATGAAGTCAGTGGGATAACCGGCGTGGCCCATCTCTATGAACATATGGCATTTAAAGGGACCCGGACGCTCGGCACATCTGATTTTGAGAAAGAAGAGAAGGTTCTGGCCAAAATTGAAAAGCTGAACGATATGATTGTATTGGAAGAAAGGAAGGGAAGCAATGCAGAGCCGGGACGGCTAGAGGTATTGAAGGAAAAATTTACTTTGCTCCAAGAAGAGGCAGGACAATGGGTTGTACCAAATGAAGTCGGAGAGATCTACGATCGGAATGGGGCGGTTGGTTTTAATGCCTCCACCAGCCGTGATGTAACCTCTTATATTGTCAGCCTCCCGGCAAACCGGGTTCCTCTCTGGATCGCGATAGAATCGGACCGGATGGCCAATCCGGTCCTGCGTGAATTTTACAAGGAGAGAGATGTCGTTCTGGAAGAACGCCGAATGAGCGTCGAGACAAGCCCGATCGGAAAGTTGTATGAGACCTTTCTCTCAACGGCCTTTGTTGCCCATCCCTACGGCTATCCTACACTTGGCTGGCCTTCAGATGTCGGCTCTCTTTCTGCCACGAAAACGGCCCTCTTTTTCAAGACCTATTATGCGCCAAACAATACGATTATTGCATTGGTCGGTGATTTTAAGGCGGCGGAAGTTCTTCCCCTTCTAGAGGCTTCTTTCGGAACAATCCCTTCCGGTCCTCTCCCTCCAAAGGTGGTGACGGTAGAGCCCCCGCAGCGGGGTGAACGGCGGGTAGAGGTCGAGGATGAGTCAAACCCCAGACTGCTCATCGGTTACCACAAACCCAACCTGCATCACCCGGATGATGCCGTTTTTGATGTGATCGATTCCCTCCTCTCCATGGGGCGGACTTCCCGGCTTTATAAAAAACTGGTCAAGGAAGAAAAGGTTGCGGTCAGCGTATCGAGCAGGGCCGGAAGCCCTGGCGCGCGTTATCCGAGTCTTTTTACGATTTCCGCGACTCCTCGCGCTCCGCACACCACCCTGGAATTAGAGGAGGCGATTTATGCCGTGCTGGAACGCTTGAAAACAGAACCGCCCACTGAAAAAGAGCTTCAAAAGGTCATCACAAACATCGACGCCTCCCTGATCCGCTCTCTCCGGTCGAATAGCGGTCTGGCGGCCCAGCTTTCCTATTTTGAAGCGGTGGCCGATGATTGGCGGTATACCCTTCGAAACCGGGATGCCATCGCAAAGGTGACCGGCGAGGATGTGATGCGTGTCGCCCGGACCTACTTCATAAAAAAAAGCCGGACCGTTGCTACCCTGGTTCAACAGGAAAAAAAATCAAATGACAAGGAGATAGCGCAATGA
- a CDS encoding insulinase family protein encodes MSWAKMKKMVLLTLVVFLYSACLPLHQVQHSGAEGLSDPRTLVFPPQPFQPPKAERMTLSNGMVLYLLEDHELPLINLQMKIRTGDLYEPADKIALAGMTGTVMRTGGTRQLRGDEIDEALDQIAAGLSVWIGTDSGGASLDVLKKDFDFGLQLLADILMHPAFEEEKLTLVKNRALEGIRRRNDRPSSIASREFWKQLYGEDNPYARESTEETVNAIHREDLIAFHEKYFVPNNIMVGVTGDFDKRVMIEKIEKAFAGWPKREVLLPKVLPVRTRKAGGVYHIQRPITQTQVRIGHLGIKQVNPDSFALSIMNDVLGGGGMASRLFSDIRSRQGLAYSVGSIFRPGKLERGVFLAYSGTRVESTYQAISTIIEHIEKIRKEPVSDEELKRAKDAFLNSFIFSFSSPAQIVGQQMSLEYYGLPSDYLEQYRDNVAKVTKSDVLRVAREYLHPDRLVILAVGDETQFDQALSTLGKVEQIEVGP; translated from the coding sequence ATGAGTTGGGCAAAGATGAAAAAGATGGTTTTGCTCACCCTGGTTGTTTTCCTCTATTCGGCCTGTCTCCCGCTTCATCAGGTGCAGCATTCGGGGGCCGAAGGATTATCCGACCCGAGAACTTTGGTTTTCCCTCCCCAACCCTTCCAGCCTCCCAAGGCGGAGCGGATGACCCTCTCAAACGGCATGGTTCTCTACTTGTTGGAGGACCATGAACTTCCCCTGATCAATCTTCAGATGAAGATACGGACCGGGGATCTCTACGAACCTGCGGACAAGATCGCCCTAGCGGGCATGACGGGAACCGTCATGCGGACCGGAGGAACCCGCCAACTTCGCGGAGATGAGATTGATGAGGCGCTGGACCAGATTGCCGCCGGTTTGTCGGTCTGGATCGGGACGGATTCAGGAGGGGCCTCCCTGGATGTTCTGAAGAAGGATTTTGACTTCGGACTTCAATTGCTGGCCGACATCCTGATGCATCCCGCCTTTGAGGAAGAAAAACTTACTCTTGTAAAGAACAGGGCCTTGGAGGGAATCCGTAGACGCAATGACCGCCCCTCTTCGATAGCGAGCCGGGAGTTTTGGAAACAGCTCTACGGTGAGGACAATCCCTATGCCAGAGAATCGACGGAAGAGACGGTCAACGCGATTCATCGGGAGGATCTCATTGCCTTCCATGAAAAATATTTTGTGCCGAACAATATCATGGTTGGGGTTACCGGTGATTTTGATAAAAGAGTGATGATCGAAAAAATTGAGAAAGCCTTTGCGGGCTGGCCAAAGAGAGAGGTCCTTTTACCGAAAGTTCTGCCGGTGCGTACACGGAAGGCAGGGGGTGTCTACCACATTCAACGACCGATTACACAGACTCAGGTCCGCATCGGCCATCTCGGGATCAAGCAGGTAAACCCCGATTCTTTCGCTCTGTCGATCATGAACGATGTGCTCGGGGGCGGGGGGATGGCCAGCCGGCTCTTTTCAGACATCAGAAGCCGTCAGGGCCTGGCCTATTCTGTCGGATCTATTTTTCGGCCCGGAAAGTTGGAACGGGGGGTCTTCCTCGCGTATAGCGGGACGCGGGTCGAGTCGACGTATCAAGCCATTTCGACCATCATAGAGCACATCGAAAAGATTCGAAAGGAACCTGTTTCGGACGAAGAGCTGAAGCGAGCCAAGGATGCCTTTCTTAACTCTTTTATTTTTTCTTTCTCGAGTCCGGCACAGATTGTGGGTCAGCAGATGTCGCTGGAATATTACGGTCTCCCGTCAGATTATCTGGAACAATACCGGGACAATGTCGCAAAGGTCACAAAATCGGATGTCTTGCGGGTTGCCAGGGAATATCTTCATCCCGACCGACTGGTGATCCTGGCGGTTGGCGACGAGACTCAATTTGATCAGGCCCTGTCGACTCTGGGGAAGGTAGAGCAGATTGAAGTGGGTCCGTAG
- a CDS encoding macro domain-containing protein: MKIEIIEGNLLDCGADVIVNPANCRGQMGGGVAGVIRRAAGEVVELEAMKQAPILVGMAVLTGGGKCQFKGIIHAPTMVRPAEAIPVKNVRKVTRAALDLAEKGQISCLGFPGLGTGVGRVSPDAAAKAMIDEMTAFQGNAIQKIILVDVLRAMVVAWGKALSKQNQ; encoded by the coding sequence ATAAAGATAGAAATCATTGAAGGGAATCTTCTGGATTGCGGGGCCGATGTTATTGTCAATCCGGCGAATTGCCGGGGACAGATGGGCGGCGGGGTTGCAGGTGTCATCCGCCGGGCGGCTGGAGAGGTGGTCGAGCTTGAGGCGATGAAGCAGGCACCAATTTTAGTGGGAATGGCCGTCTTGACGGGTGGGGGTAAGTGCCAGTTCAAGGGGATCATTCATGCGCCGACCATGGTTCGGCCAGCGGAGGCGATTCCAGTTAAGAATGTGAGAAAAGTGACCCGTGCTGCGCTGGATCTTGCAGAAAAAGGACAGATCTCTTGTCTCGGGTTTCCCGGATTGGGGACCGGTGTCGGAAGGGTTTCTCCGGACGCCGCTGCCAAGGCCATGATCGATGAGATGACGGCTTTTCAGGGAAATGCGATTCAAAAAATTATCCTGGTGGATGTCCTCCGGGCCATGGTTGTGGCCTGGGGAAAGGCACTCTCTAAACAGAATCAATAG